From the genome of Mycobacterium dioxanotrophicus, one region includes:
- the murG gene encoding undecaprenyldiphospho-muramoylpentapeptide beta-N-acetylglucosaminyltransferase produces MSEPSDQAISVVLAGGGTAGHVEPAMAVADALRALDPNVRITALGTARGLETRLVPERGYDLELITPVPLPRKPSGDLARLPLRVRTAIRQTRAVLADVDADVVVGFGGYVALPAYLAARGSKLTRRRRVPVVIHEANASAGLANRVGALSARRVLSAVPDPGLRRVEVVGMPVREAITSLDRAALRQAARAHFGFAEDARVLLVFGGSQGAQSINRAVSAAADELGAAGISVLHAHGPKNTLDLPESPGGQRPPYRAVPYLDRMDLAYAAADLAICRSGAMTVAEVTAVGLPAVYVPLPIGNGEQRLNAQPVVAAGGGILVDDADLSPQFVADTVVGLLTDDTRLAQMTAAASLSGHRDAARRVAQVALDVARDRRKKLQ; encoded by the coding sequence ATGTCGGAACCCAGCGATCAGGCGATTTCCGTCGTCCTGGCCGGTGGCGGCACTGCCGGCCACGTCGAACCGGCGATGGCGGTGGCCGACGCGCTGCGCGCCCTCGACCCGAACGTCCGGATCACCGCGCTGGGGACCGCCCGCGGCCTGGAAACCCGGTTGGTGCCCGAGCGAGGCTATGACCTCGAACTGATCACGCCCGTGCCGCTGCCCCGTAAACCGTCGGGCGACTTGGCCCGGTTGCCGCTACGAGTCCGCACGGCGATCCGTCAGACCCGCGCGGTGCTGGCCGACGTCGACGCCGATGTGGTGGTGGGCTTCGGCGGCTACGTCGCGCTGCCCGCCTATCTGGCGGCCCGCGGCAGCAAGCTGACCCGGCGCCGGCGGGTGCCGGTGGTGATCCACGAGGCCAACGCGAGCGCCGGGTTGGCCAACCGGGTGGGCGCCCTTTCGGCGCGCCGGGTGCTCTCGGCGGTGCCCGATCCGGGCCTGCGCCGCGTCGAGGTGGTCGGGATGCCGGTCCGCGAGGCGATCACGTCGCTGGACCGGGCGGCGCTGCGGCAGGCTGCGCGCGCCCACTTCGGCTTCGCCGAGGACGCCAGGGTGCTGCTGGTGTTCGGCGGTTCCCAGGGTGCCCAGTCGATCAACCGGGCGGTGTCGGCGGCGGCCGACGAACTGGGTGCGGCAGGCATCTCGGTACTGCACGCGCACGGTCCCAAGAACACCCTCGATCTCCCGGAATCGCCTGGCGGGCAACGGCCGCCGTACCGCGCGGTGCCCTACCTGGACCGGATGGACCTGGCGTATGCGGCGGCCGACCTGGCCATCTGCCGCTCGGGCGCGATGACGGTGGCGGAGGTGACGGCTGTCGGGCTGCCCGCGGTGTACGTCCCACTGCCGATCGGCAACGGTGAACAGCGGCTCAATGCCCAGCCGGTGGTGGCCGCGGGCGGCGGGATACTCGTCGACGATGCCGATCTGAGCCCGCAATTCGTCGCCGACACGGTCGTCGGGCTGTTGACCGACGACACCAGGCTGGCACAGATGACGGCGGCCGCCTCGCTGTCGGGACATCGCGATGCCGCGCGCAGGGTGGCGCAGGTCGCCCTGGATGTGGCCCGCGACAGACGAAAGAAGCTGCAGTGA
- the murC gene encoding UDP-N-acetylmuramate--L-alanine ligase, translating to MVGIGGAGMSGVARILLDRGAMVSGSDAKESRGVVALRARGAQIRIGHDASSLDLLPGGATAVVTTHAAIPKTNPELVEARRRGIPVILRPVVLAKLMAGYTTLMVTGTHGKTTTTSMLIVALQHSGFDPSFAVGGELGEAGTNAHHGSGRCFVAEADESDGSLLEYTPDVAVVTNIEADHLDFFGTEDAYVAVFDSFVERIAPGGTLVVCTDDPGAAALADRTDALGIRVLRYGSTGGAHARSDEVSALAGTLLSWDQQGTGAVAHIQLAGEPHPRAIRLAVPGRHMALNALAAVLAAVAVGAPAEAVLDGLAGFEGVRRRFELVGSTDGVRVFDDYAHHPTEVRATLAAARSVVTATGGRLIVAFQPHLYSRTATFAGDFGAALDAADQVFVLDVYGAREQPIAGVSGATVAGHVGVPVTYVPDFSAVAAEVAAAARPGDVVITMGAGDVTMLGSEILTELQIKSNRSAPPRRDGQGTP from the coding sequence ATGGTCGGCATCGGCGGAGCCGGCATGTCCGGCGTGGCCAGGATCCTGCTGGATCGCGGTGCCATGGTGTCGGGTTCGGACGCCAAGGAATCGCGCGGCGTGGTGGCGCTGCGGGCCCGCGGCGCGCAGATCCGCATCGGCCACGACGCGTCGTCGCTGGATCTGCTGCCCGGTGGCGCCACCGCGGTGGTCACCACCCACGCGGCGATCCCCAAGACCAACCCCGAGCTGGTCGAGGCCCGCCGCCGCGGGATTCCGGTGATCCTGCGCCCCGTGGTGCTGGCCAAGCTGATGGCCGGATACACCACGCTGATGGTGACCGGAACCCACGGCAAGACCACGACCACCTCGATGCTCATCGTGGCGTTGCAGCACAGCGGTTTCGACCCGTCCTTCGCCGTGGGCGGTGAGCTGGGCGAGGCCGGAACCAATGCGCATCACGGCAGTGGTCGCTGCTTCGTCGCCGAGGCCGACGAAAGCGACGGCTCGCTGCTGGAGTACACCCCGGACGTTGCCGTGGTGACCAACATCGAGGCCGACCACCTGGACTTCTTCGGCACCGAGGACGCCTACGTCGCGGTGTTCGACTCCTTCGTCGAGCGGATCGCGCCGGGCGGGACCCTTGTGGTGTGCACCGACGATCCGGGCGCCGCCGCCCTGGCCGACCGCACGGACGCACTCGGGATCCGGGTGTTGCGCTACGGCAGCACCGGCGGTGCGCACGCGAGGAGCGATGAAGTTTCTGCCCTGGCAGGCACGCTGCTCAGCTGGGACCAGCAGGGGACCGGCGCGGTGGCGCACATCCAACTCGCCGGCGAGCCGCATCCGCGGGCGATCCGGCTCGCGGTGCCCGGCCGGCACATGGCACTCAACGCGCTGGCGGCGGTGCTGGCCGCGGTGGCCGTCGGCGCACCCGCCGAGGCGGTCCTCGACGGGCTGGCCGGATTCGAGGGGGTGCGCCGGCGTTTCGAGCTGGTCGGCAGCACCGACGGCGTCCGGGTCTTCGACGACTACGCGCACCATCCCACCGAGGTGCGCGCCACCCTTGCAGCGGCCCGTTCGGTGGTGACGGCGACCGGCGGTCGGTTGATCGTCGCTTTCCAACCCCATTTGTATTCGCGCACAGCAACTTTCGCGGGTGATTTCGGTGCAGCCCTGGACGCCGCGGACCAGGTTTTCGTCCTCGACGTCTACGGCGCCCGGGAACAGCCGATCGCCGGGGTCAGTGGCGCAACGGTCGCAGGGCACGTCGGTGTCCCGGTGACCTATGTCCCGGATTTCTCGGCGGTGGCCGCCGAGGTCGCGGCCGCGGCCCGTCCCGGTGACGTGGTGATCACCATGGGCGCCGGCGATGTCACCATGCTGGGCAGCGAGATTCTCACCGAGTTGCAGATCAAGTCGAACCGCAGCGCGCCGCCCCGGCGCGACGGACAGGGCACGCCGTGA